In a genomic window of Oreochromis aureus strain Israel breed Guangdong linkage group 13, ZZ_aureus, whole genome shotgun sequence:
- the LOC116329598 gene encoding zinc finger protein 627-like isoform X1, with the protein MSTYNCILSIFTLQMIMWPSHAAMTAVLIVVQLLRVPQRNEKGGGTEMDEGGSSQHFSYQKRPEHTSEESSDVDEESKEARLALRKREKPKWPKQREKLCALVERLCFEAVEKILKLVDLSVMKSGETVGQMHDGSEDASETARGEGGGGAPLPPLEQTYILVYENAAADSQCVLVSLQSHANGGNESTRDVTGQGTELSPSSPVPQADDHEYARLTSPPSSSASVAVGGVRKRPRGRRKGAPLVASGEATETHQQCSHCAMLFPNSERIADHEKKAHPACSVCGVRFTGILKLREHELKNHGLLPYTCDFCPKRFNHKAHRDLHVKARHTGEKSCHCDICGKGYACASVLKTHRITHFDKSFICDICGKGFYHACHLTRHKLVHQEVRPFRCATCGKGFTQAANLRSHQATHTGERQLCSVCGKSFRCLKNHVISKHSHELPADELPAVDAIVSCEVCGKKFPNPSQYRAHQRSHTGEKPFHCDICGKSYRLKELLRDHRYTHTGEKPYRCSLCPKTFNLATSFMRHRSIHSGETPYSCRDCGKHFRLLTFLKAHLQTKAHLKQTQQTAAQGNALPPVSSIEQEAVRGGSIIAAQLVSSL; encoded by the exons CAGCTACTCCGTGTCCCccagagaaatgaaaaaggagGAGGCACTGAGATGGATGAAG GTGGAAGTTCTCAGCATTTCTCCTATCAAAAGAGACCGGAGCACACCAGCGAAGAGAGTTCAGATGTAGATG AAGAGAGCAAGGAAGCAAGACTGGCTCTgaggaaaagggaaaaaccaAAGTGGCCAAAGCAAAGG GAGAAACTCTGTGCTCTCGTTGAGCGTCTGTGTTTTGAAGCTGTGGAGAAAATCCTGAAGCTGGTCGATCTGAGCGTTATGAAGAGCGGCGAGACCGTGGGCCAGATGCATGATGGGAGCGAGGATGCTTCAGAGACAGCCAGAG GCGAAGGTGGCGGTGGCGCTCCCCTCCCCCCCTTAGAGCAGACCTACATCTTGGTTTACGAG AACGCTGCCGCCGACTCACAGTGTGTGCTGGTGTCACTGCAGAGCCACGCTAATG GTGGAAATGAAAGCACGCGCGATGTAACAGGTCAGGGGACTGAGCTGTCCCCCTCCTCACCTGTGCCTCAGGCCGATGACCATGAGTACGCTCGCTTGACGTCGCCTCCATCCAGCAGTGCCTCAGTGGCAGTGGGCGGGGTCAGGAAGAGGCCTCGCGGCCGCAGGAAGGGAGCACCACTTGTGGCGTCTGGTGAGGCAACAGAAACTCACCAACAGTGCTCGCACTGCGCCATGTTGTTTCCAAACAGCGAGCGGATCGCCGACCACGAGAAGAAGGCTCACCCGGCATGCTCGGTGTGTGGCGTGCGGTTCACTGGCATCCTGAAACTGCGTGAACACGAGTTGAAAAATCACGGGCTGCTGCCATACACCTGCGACTTCTGCCCGAAGAGGTTCAACCACAAGGCGCACCGCGACCTGCACGTGAAGGCGCGGCACACCGGCGAGAAGAGCTGCCACTGCGACATCTGCGGGAAGGGCTACGCCTGCGCGAGCGTGTTGAAGACGCACCGCATCACGCATTTCGACAAGTCGTTCATCTGTGACATCTGCGGGAAGGGCTTCTACCACGCCTGCCACCTGACGCGCCACAAGCTGGTGCACCAGGAAGTGCGGCCGTTCCGCTGCGCCACCTGTGGGAAGGGCTTCACGCAGGCCGCCAACCTGCGCAGCCACCAGGCGACACACACCGGCGAGCGGCAGCTCTGCTCTGTCTGTGGCAAGAGCTTCCGCTGCCTGAAAAACCACGTCATCAGCAAACACTCACACGAGCTGCCCGCCGATGAGCTGCCCGCTGTCGACGCCATCGTTAGCTGTGAGGTCTGCGGCAAGAAGTTCCCGAACCCGTCGCAGTACCGCGCACACCAGCGGAGCCACACCGGGGAGAAACCTTTCCACTGCGACATCTGTGGGAAAAGCTACCGTCTGAAGGAGCTGCTGCGCGACCACCGCTACACACACACCGGAGAGAAACCATACCGCTGCTCGCTATGCCCCAAGACCTTCAACCTCGCCACAAGCTTCATGAGGCACCGCAGCATCCACAGCGGCGAGACGCCGTACAGCTGCCGCGACTGTGGCAAACACTTCCGCCTGCTGACCTTTCTCAAGGCTCATCTGCAGACCAAAGCTCACCTGAAGCAGACGCAGCAGACAGCAGCGCAGGGAAACGCCCTCCCACCAGTCAGCAGCATCGAACAGGAGGCGGTCCGAGGCGGATCCATAATCGCTGCCCAGCTGGTGTCGAGTCTTTAA
- the LOC116329598 gene encoding zinc finger protein 253-like isoform X6, translating into MIMWPSHAAMTAVLIVVRNEKGGGTEMDEGGSSQHFSYQKRPEHTSEESSDVDEESKEARLALRKREKPKWPKQREKLCALVERLCFEAVEKILKLVDLSVMKSGETVGQMHDGSEDASETARGEGGGGAPLPPLEQTYILVYENAAADSQCVLVSLQSHANGGNESTRDVTGQGTELSPSSPVPQADDHEYARLTSPPSSSASVAVGGVRKRPRGRRKGAPLVASGEATETHQQCSHCAMLFPNSERIADHEKKAHPACSVCGVRFTGILKLREHELKNHGLLPYTCDFCPKRFNHKAHRDLHVKARHTGEKSCHCDICGKGYACASVLKTHRITHFDKSFICDICGKGFYHACHLTRHKLVHQEVRPFRCATCGKGFTQAANLRSHQATHTGERQLCSVCGKSFRCLKNHVISKHSHELPADELPAVDAIVSCEVCGKKFPNPSQYRAHQRSHTGEKPFHCDICGKSYRLKELLRDHRYTHTGEKPYRCSLCPKTFNLATSFMRHRSIHSGETPYSCRDCGKHFRLLTFLKAHLQTKAHLKQTQQTAAQGNALPPVSSIEQEAVRGGSIIAAQLVSSL; encoded by the exons agaaatgaaaaaggagGAGGCACTGAGATGGATGAAG GTGGAAGTTCTCAGCATTTCTCCTATCAAAAGAGACCGGAGCACACCAGCGAAGAGAGTTCAGATGTAGATG AAGAGAGCAAGGAAGCAAGACTGGCTCTgaggaaaagggaaaaaccaAAGTGGCCAAAGCAAAGG GAGAAACTCTGTGCTCTCGTTGAGCGTCTGTGTTTTGAAGCTGTGGAGAAAATCCTGAAGCTGGTCGATCTGAGCGTTATGAAGAGCGGCGAGACCGTGGGCCAGATGCATGATGGGAGCGAGGATGCTTCAGAGACAGCCAGAG GCGAAGGTGGCGGTGGCGCTCCCCTCCCCCCCTTAGAGCAGACCTACATCTTGGTTTACGAG AACGCTGCCGCCGACTCACAGTGTGTGCTGGTGTCACTGCAGAGCCACGCTAATG GTGGAAATGAAAGCACGCGCGATGTAACAGGTCAGGGGACTGAGCTGTCCCCCTCCTCACCTGTGCCTCAGGCCGATGACCATGAGTACGCTCGCTTGACGTCGCCTCCATCCAGCAGTGCCTCAGTGGCAGTGGGCGGGGTCAGGAAGAGGCCTCGCGGCCGCAGGAAGGGAGCACCACTTGTGGCGTCTGGTGAGGCAACAGAAACTCACCAACAGTGCTCGCACTGCGCCATGTTGTTTCCAAACAGCGAGCGGATCGCCGACCACGAGAAGAAGGCTCACCCGGCATGCTCGGTGTGTGGCGTGCGGTTCACTGGCATCCTGAAACTGCGTGAACACGAGTTGAAAAATCACGGGCTGCTGCCATACACCTGCGACTTCTGCCCGAAGAGGTTCAACCACAAGGCGCACCGCGACCTGCACGTGAAGGCGCGGCACACCGGCGAGAAGAGCTGCCACTGCGACATCTGCGGGAAGGGCTACGCCTGCGCGAGCGTGTTGAAGACGCACCGCATCACGCATTTCGACAAGTCGTTCATCTGTGACATCTGCGGGAAGGGCTTCTACCACGCCTGCCACCTGACGCGCCACAAGCTGGTGCACCAGGAAGTGCGGCCGTTCCGCTGCGCCACCTGTGGGAAGGGCTTCACGCAGGCCGCCAACCTGCGCAGCCACCAGGCGACACACACCGGCGAGCGGCAGCTCTGCTCTGTCTGTGGCAAGAGCTTCCGCTGCCTGAAAAACCACGTCATCAGCAAACACTCACACGAGCTGCCCGCCGATGAGCTGCCCGCTGTCGACGCCATCGTTAGCTGTGAGGTCTGCGGCAAGAAGTTCCCGAACCCGTCGCAGTACCGCGCACACCAGCGGAGCCACACCGGGGAGAAACCTTTCCACTGCGACATCTGTGGGAAAAGCTACCGTCTGAAGGAGCTGCTGCGCGACCACCGCTACACACACACCGGAGAGAAACCATACCGCTGCTCGCTATGCCCCAAGACCTTCAACCTCGCCACAAGCTTCATGAGGCACCGCAGCATCCACAGCGGCGAGACGCCGTACAGCTGCCGCGACTGTGGCAAACACTTCCGCCTGCTGACCTTTCTCAAGGCTCATCTGCAGACCAAAGCTCACCTGAAGCAGACGCAGCAGACAGCAGCGCAGGGAAACGCCCTCCCACCAGTCAGCAGCATCGAACAGGAGGCGGTCCGAGGCGGATCCATAATCGCTGCCCAGCTGGTGTCGAGTCTTTAA
- the LOC116329598 gene encoding zinc finger protein 253-like isoform X5, whose product MIMWPSHAAMTAVLIVVLLRVPQRNEKGGGTEMDEGGSSQHFSYQKRPEHTSEESSDVDEESKEARLALRKREKPKWPKQREKLCALVERLCFEAVEKILKLVDLSVMKSGETVGQMHDGSEDASETARGEGGGGAPLPPLEQTYILVYENAAADSQCVLVSLQSHANGGNESTRDVTGQGTELSPSSPVPQADDHEYARLTSPPSSSASVAVGGVRKRPRGRRKGAPLVASGEATETHQQCSHCAMLFPNSERIADHEKKAHPACSVCGVRFTGILKLREHELKNHGLLPYTCDFCPKRFNHKAHRDLHVKARHTGEKSCHCDICGKGYACASVLKTHRITHFDKSFICDICGKGFYHACHLTRHKLVHQEVRPFRCATCGKGFTQAANLRSHQATHTGERQLCSVCGKSFRCLKNHVISKHSHELPADELPAVDAIVSCEVCGKKFPNPSQYRAHQRSHTGEKPFHCDICGKSYRLKELLRDHRYTHTGEKPYRCSLCPKTFNLATSFMRHRSIHSGETPYSCRDCGKHFRLLTFLKAHLQTKAHLKQTQQTAAQGNALPPVSSIEQEAVRGGSIIAAQLVSSL is encoded by the exons CTACTCCGTGTCCCccagagaaatgaaaaaggagGAGGCACTGAGATGGATGAAG GTGGAAGTTCTCAGCATTTCTCCTATCAAAAGAGACCGGAGCACACCAGCGAAGAGAGTTCAGATGTAGATG AAGAGAGCAAGGAAGCAAGACTGGCTCTgaggaaaagggaaaaaccaAAGTGGCCAAAGCAAAGG GAGAAACTCTGTGCTCTCGTTGAGCGTCTGTGTTTTGAAGCTGTGGAGAAAATCCTGAAGCTGGTCGATCTGAGCGTTATGAAGAGCGGCGAGACCGTGGGCCAGATGCATGATGGGAGCGAGGATGCTTCAGAGACAGCCAGAG GCGAAGGTGGCGGTGGCGCTCCCCTCCCCCCCTTAGAGCAGACCTACATCTTGGTTTACGAG AACGCTGCCGCCGACTCACAGTGTGTGCTGGTGTCACTGCAGAGCCACGCTAATG GTGGAAATGAAAGCACGCGCGATGTAACAGGTCAGGGGACTGAGCTGTCCCCCTCCTCACCTGTGCCTCAGGCCGATGACCATGAGTACGCTCGCTTGACGTCGCCTCCATCCAGCAGTGCCTCAGTGGCAGTGGGCGGGGTCAGGAAGAGGCCTCGCGGCCGCAGGAAGGGAGCACCACTTGTGGCGTCTGGTGAGGCAACAGAAACTCACCAACAGTGCTCGCACTGCGCCATGTTGTTTCCAAACAGCGAGCGGATCGCCGACCACGAGAAGAAGGCTCACCCGGCATGCTCGGTGTGTGGCGTGCGGTTCACTGGCATCCTGAAACTGCGTGAACACGAGTTGAAAAATCACGGGCTGCTGCCATACACCTGCGACTTCTGCCCGAAGAGGTTCAACCACAAGGCGCACCGCGACCTGCACGTGAAGGCGCGGCACACCGGCGAGAAGAGCTGCCACTGCGACATCTGCGGGAAGGGCTACGCCTGCGCGAGCGTGTTGAAGACGCACCGCATCACGCATTTCGACAAGTCGTTCATCTGTGACATCTGCGGGAAGGGCTTCTACCACGCCTGCCACCTGACGCGCCACAAGCTGGTGCACCAGGAAGTGCGGCCGTTCCGCTGCGCCACCTGTGGGAAGGGCTTCACGCAGGCCGCCAACCTGCGCAGCCACCAGGCGACACACACCGGCGAGCGGCAGCTCTGCTCTGTCTGTGGCAAGAGCTTCCGCTGCCTGAAAAACCACGTCATCAGCAAACACTCACACGAGCTGCCCGCCGATGAGCTGCCCGCTGTCGACGCCATCGTTAGCTGTGAGGTCTGCGGCAAGAAGTTCCCGAACCCGTCGCAGTACCGCGCACACCAGCGGAGCCACACCGGGGAGAAACCTTTCCACTGCGACATCTGTGGGAAAAGCTACCGTCTGAAGGAGCTGCTGCGCGACCACCGCTACACACACACCGGAGAGAAACCATACCGCTGCTCGCTATGCCCCAAGACCTTCAACCTCGCCACAAGCTTCATGAGGCACCGCAGCATCCACAGCGGCGAGACGCCGTACAGCTGCCGCGACTGTGGCAAACACTTCCGCCTGCTGACCTTTCTCAAGGCTCATCTGCAGACCAAAGCTCACCTGAAGCAGACGCAGCAGACAGCAGCGCAGGGAAACGCCCTCCCACCAGTCAGCAGCATCGAACAGGAGGCGGTCCGAGGCGGATCCATAATCGCTGCCCAGCTGGTGTCGAGTCTTTAA
- the LOC116329598 gene encoding zinc finger protein 253-like isoform X4, with protein sequence MIMWPSHAAMTAVLIVVQLLRVPQRNEKGGGTEMDEGGSSQHFSYQKRPEHTSEESSDVDEESKEARLALRKREKPKWPKQREKLCALVERLCFEAVEKILKLVDLSVMKSGETVGQMHDGSEDASETARGEGGGGAPLPPLEQTYILVYENAAADSQCVLVSLQSHANGGNESTRDVTGQGTELSPSSPVPQADDHEYARLTSPPSSSASVAVGGVRKRPRGRRKGAPLVASGEATETHQQCSHCAMLFPNSERIADHEKKAHPACSVCGVRFTGILKLREHELKNHGLLPYTCDFCPKRFNHKAHRDLHVKARHTGEKSCHCDICGKGYACASVLKTHRITHFDKSFICDICGKGFYHACHLTRHKLVHQEVRPFRCATCGKGFTQAANLRSHQATHTGERQLCSVCGKSFRCLKNHVISKHSHELPADELPAVDAIVSCEVCGKKFPNPSQYRAHQRSHTGEKPFHCDICGKSYRLKELLRDHRYTHTGEKPYRCSLCPKTFNLATSFMRHRSIHSGETPYSCRDCGKHFRLLTFLKAHLQTKAHLKQTQQTAAQGNALPPVSSIEQEAVRGGSIIAAQLVSSL encoded by the exons CAGCTACTCCGTGTCCCccagagaaatgaaaaaggagGAGGCACTGAGATGGATGAAG GTGGAAGTTCTCAGCATTTCTCCTATCAAAAGAGACCGGAGCACACCAGCGAAGAGAGTTCAGATGTAGATG AAGAGAGCAAGGAAGCAAGACTGGCTCTgaggaaaagggaaaaaccaAAGTGGCCAAAGCAAAGG GAGAAACTCTGTGCTCTCGTTGAGCGTCTGTGTTTTGAAGCTGTGGAGAAAATCCTGAAGCTGGTCGATCTGAGCGTTATGAAGAGCGGCGAGACCGTGGGCCAGATGCATGATGGGAGCGAGGATGCTTCAGAGACAGCCAGAG GCGAAGGTGGCGGTGGCGCTCCCCTCCCCCCCTTAGAGCAGACCTACATCTTGGTTTACGAG AACGCTGCCGCCGACTCACAGTGTGTGCTGGTGTCACTGCAGAGCCACGCTAATG GTGGAAATGAAAGCACGCGCGATGTAACAGGTCAGGGGACTGAGCTGTCCCCCTCCTCACCTGTGCCTCAGGCCGATGACCATGAGTACGCTCGCTTGACGTCGCCTCCATCCAGCAGTGCCTCAGTGGCAGTGGGCGGGGTCAGGAAGAGGCCTCGCGGCCGCAGGAAGGGAGCACCACTTGTGGCGTCTGGTGAGGCAACAGAAACTCACCAACAGTGCTCGCACTGCGCCATGTTGTTTCCAAACAGCGAGCGGATCGCCGACCACGAGAAGAAGGCTCACCCGGCATGCTCGGTGTGTGGCGTGCGGTTCACTGGCATCCTGAAACTGCGTGAACACGAGTTGAAAAATCACGGGCTGCTGCCATACACCTGCGACTTCTGCCCGAAGAGGTTCAACCACAAGGCGCACCGCGACCTGCACGTGAAGGCGCGGCACACCGGCGAGAAGAGCTGCCACTGCGACATCTGCGGGAAGGGCTACGCCTGCGCGAGCGTGTTGAAGACGCACCGCATCACGCATTTCGACAAGTCGTTCATCTGTGACATCTGCGGGAAGGGCTTCTACCACGCCTGCCACCTGACGCGCCACAAGCTGGTGCACCAGGAAGTGCGGCCGTTCCGCTGCGCCACCTGTGGGAAGGGCTTCACGCAGGCCGCCAACCTGCGCAGCCACCAGGCGACACACACCGGCGAGCGGCAGCTCTGCTCTGTCTGTGGCAAGAGCTTCCGCTGCCTGAAAAACCACGTCATCAGCAAACACTCACACGAGCTGCCCGCCGATGAGCTGCCCGCTGTCGACGCCATCGTTAGCTGTGAGGTCTGCGGCAAGAAGTTCCCGAACCCGTCGCAGTACCGCGCACACCAGCGGAGCCACACCGGGGAGAAACCTTTCCACTGCGACATCTGTGGGAAAAGCTACCGTCTGAAGGAGCTGCTGCGCGACCACCGCTACACACACACCGGAGAGAAACCATACCGCTGCTCGCTATGCCCCAAGACCTTCAACCTCGCCACAAGCTTCATGAGGCACCGCAGCATCCACAGCGGCGAGACGCCGTACAGCTGCCGCGACTGTGGCAAACACTTCCGCCTGCTGACCTTTCTCAAGGCTCATCTGCAGACCAAAGCTCACCTGAAGCAGACGCAGCAGACAGCAGCGCAGGGAAACGCCCTCCCACCAGTCAGCAGCATCGAACAGGAGGCGGTCCGAGGCGGATCCATAATCGCTGCCCAGCTGGTGTCGAGTCTTTAA
- the LOC116329598 gene encoding zinc finger protein 627-like isoform X2, producing MSTYNCILSIFTLQMIMWPSHAAMTAVLIVVLLRVPQRNEKGGGTEMDEGGSSQHFSYQKRPEHTSEESSDVDEESKEARLALRKREKPKWPKQREKLCALVERLCFEAVEKILKLVDLSVMKSGETVGQMHDGSEDASETARGEGGGGAPLPPLEQTYILVYENAAADSQCVLVSLQSHANGGNESTRDVTGQGTELSPSSPVPQADDHEYARLTSPPSSSASVAVGGVRKRPRGRRKGAPLVASGEATETHQQCSHCAMLFPNSERIADHEKKAHPACSVCGVRFTGILKLREHELKNHGLLPYTCDFCPKRFNHKAHRDLHVKARHTGEKSCHCDICGKGYACASVLKTHRITHFDKSFICDICGKGFYHACHLTRHKLVHQEVRPFRCATCGKGFTQAANLRSHQATHTGERQLCSVCGKSFRCLKNHVISKHSHELPADELPAVDAIVSCEVCGKKFPNPSQYRAHQRSHTGEKPFHCDICGKSYRLKELLRDHRYTHTGEKPYRCSLCPKTFNLATSFMRHRSIHSGETPYSCRDCGKHFRLLTFLKAHLQTKAHLKQTQQTAAQGNALPPVSSIEQEAVRGGSIIAAQLVSSL from the exons CTACTCCGTGTCCCccagagaaatgaaaaaggagGAGGCACTGAGATGGATGAAG GTGGAAGTTCTCAGCATTTCTCCTATCAAAAGAGACCGGAGCACACCAGCGAAGAGAGTTCAGATGTAGATG AAGAGAGCAAGGAAGCAAGACTGGCTCTgaggaaaagggaaaaaccaAAGTGGCCAAAGCAAAGG GAGAAACTCTGTGCTCTCGTTGAGCGTCTGTGTTTTGAAGCTGTGGAGAAAATCCTGAAGCTGGTCGATCTGAGCGTTATGAAGAGCGGCGAGACCGTGGGCCAGATGCATGATGGGAGCGAGGATGCTTCAGAGACAGCCAGAG GCGAAGGTGGCGGTGGCGCTCCCCTCCCCCCCTTAGAGCAGACCTACATCTTGGTTTACGAG AACGCTGCCGCCGACTCACAGTGTGTGCTGGTGTCACTGCAGAGCCACGCTAATG GTGGAAATGAAAGCACGCGCGATGTAACAGGTCAGGGGACTGAGCTGTCCCCCTCCTCACCTGTGCCTCAGGCCGATGACCATGAGTACGCTCGCTTGACGTCGCCTCCATCCAGCAGTGCCTCAGTGGCAGTGGGCGGGGTCAGGAAGAGGCCTCGCGGCCGCAGGAAGGGAGCACCACTTGTGGCGTCTGGTGAGGCAACAGAAACTCACCAACAGTGCTCGCACTGCGCCATGTTGTTTCCAAACAGCGAGCGGATCGCCGACCACGAGAAGAAGGCTCACCCGGCATGCTCGGTGTGTGGCGTGCGGTTCACTGGCATCCTGAAACTGCGTGAACACGAGTTGAAAAATCACGGGCTGCTGCCATACACCTGCGACTTCTGCCCGAAGAGGTTCAACCACAAGGCGCACCGCGACCTGCACGTGAAGGCGCGGCACACCGGCGAGAAGAGCTGCCACTGCGACATCTGCGGGAAGGGCTACGCCTGCGCGAGCGTGTTGAAGACGCACCGCATCACGCATTTCGACAAGTCGTTCATCTGTGACATCTGCGGGAAGGGCTTCTACCACGCCTGCCACCTGACGCGCCACAAGCTGGTGCACCAGGAAGTGCGGCCGTTCCGCTGCGCCACCTGTGGGAAGGGCTTCACGCAGGCCGCCAACCTGCGCAGCCACCAGGCGACACACACCGGCGAGCGGCAGCTCTGCTCTGTCTGTGGCAAGAGCTTCCGCTGCCTGAAAAACCACGTCATCAGCAAACACTCACACGAGCTGCCCGCCGATGAGCTGCCCGCTGTCGACGCCATCGTTAGCTGTGAGGTCTGCGGCAAGAAGTTCCCGAACCCGTCGCAGTACCGCGCACACCAGCGGAGCCACACCGGGGAGAAACCTTTCCACTGCGACATCTGTGGGAAAAGCTACCGTCTGAAGGAGCTGCTGCGCGACCACCGCTACACACACACCGGAGAGAAACCATACCGCTGCTCGCTATGCCCCAAGACCTTCAACCTCGCCACAAGCTTCATGAGGCACCGCAGCATCCACAGCGGCGAGACGCCGTACAGCTGCCGCGACTGTGGCAAACACTTCCGCCTGCTGACCTTTCTCAAGGCTCATCTGCAGACCAAAGCTCACCTGAAGCAGACGCAGCAGACAGCAGCGCAGGGAAACGCCCTCCCACCAGTCAGCAGCATCGAACAGGAGGCGGTCCGAGGCGGATCCATAATCGCTGCCCAGCTGGTGTCGAGTCTTTAA
- the LOC116329598 gene encoding zinc finger protein 708-like isoform X3, with translation MSTYNCILSIFTLQMIMWPSHAAMTAVLIVVRNEKGGGTEMDEGGSSQHFSYQKRPEHTSEESSDVDEESKEARLALRKREKPKWPKQREKLCALVERLCFEAVEKILKLVDLSVMKSGETVGQMHDGSEDASETARGEGGGGAPLPPLEQTYILVYENAAADSQCVLVSLQSHANGGNESTRDVTGQGTELSPSSPVPQADDHEYARLTSPPSSSASVAVGGVRKRPRGRRKGAPLVASGEATETHQQCSHCAMLFPNSERIADHEKKAHPACSVCGVRFTGILKLREHELKNHGLLPYTCDFCPKRFNHKAHRDLHVKARHTGEKSCHCDICGKGYACASVLKTHRITHFDKSFICDICGKGFYHACHLTRHKLVHQEVRPFRCATCGKGFTQAANLRSHQATHTGERQLCSVCGKSFRCLKNHVISKHSHELPADELPAVDAIVSCEVCGKKFPNPSQYRAHQRSHTGEKPFHCDICGKSYRLKELLRDHRYTHTGEKPYRCSLCPKTFNLATSFMRHRSIHSGETPYSCRDCGKHFRLLTFLKAHLQTKAHLKQTQQTAAQGNALPPVSSIEQEAVRGGSIIAAQLVSSL, from the exons agaaatgaaaaaggagGAGGCACTGAGATGGATGAAG GTGGAAGTTCTCAGCATTTCTCCTATCAAAAGAGACCGGAGCACACCAGCGAAGAGAGTTCAGATGTAGATG AAGAGAGCAAGGAAGCAAGACTGGCTCTgaggaaaagggaaaaaccaAAGTGGCCAAAGCAAAGG GAGAAACTCTGTGCTCTCGTTGAGCGTCTGTGTTTTGAAGCTGTGGAGAAAATCCTGAAGCTGGTCGATCTGAGCGTTATGAAGAGCGGCGAGACCGTGGGCCAGATGCATGATGGGAGCGAGGATGCTTCAGAGACAGCCAGAG GCGAAGGTGGCGGTGGCGCTCCCCTCCCCCCCTTAGAGCAGACCTACATCTTGGTTTACGAG AACGCTGCCGCCGACTCACAGTGTGTGCTGGTGTCACTGCAGAGCCACGCTAATG GTGGAAATGAAAGCACGCGCGATGTAACAGGTCAGGGGACTGAGCTGTCCCCCTCCTCACCTGTGCCTCAGGCCGATGACCATGAGTACGCTCGCTTGACGTCGCCTCCATCCAGCAGTGCCTCAGTGGCAGTGGGCGGGGTCAGGAAGAGGCCTCGCGGCCGCAGGAAGGGAGCACCACTTGTGGCGTCTGGTGAGGCAACAGAAACTCACCAACAGTGCTCGCACTGCGCCATGTTGTTTCCAAACAGCGAGCGGATCGCCGACCACGAGAAGAAGGCTCACCCGGCATGCTCGGTGTGTGGCGTGCGGTTCACTGGCATCCTGAAACTGCGTGAACACGAGTTGAAAAATCACGGGCTGCTGCCATACACCTGCGACTTCTGCCCGAAGAGGTTCAACCACAAGGCGCACCGCGACCTGCACGTGAAGGCGCGGCACACCGGCGAGAAGAGCTGCCACTGCGACATCTGCGGGAAGGGCTACGCCTGCGCGAGCGTGTTGAAGACGCACCGCATCACGCATTTCGACAAGTCGTTCATCTGTGACATCTGCGGGAAGGGCTTCTACCACGCCTGCCACCTGACGCGCCACAAGCTGGTGCACCAGGAAGTGCGGCCGTTCCGCTGCGCCACCTGTGGGAAGGGCTTCACGCAGGCCGCCAACCTGCGCAGCCACCAGGCGACACACACCGGCGAGCGGCAGCTCTGCTCTGTCTGTGGCAAGAGCTTCCGCTGCCTGAAAAACCACGTCATCAGCAAACACTCACACGAGCTGCCCGCCGATGAGCTGCCCGCTGTCGACGCCATCGTTAGCTGTGAGGTCTGCGGCAAGAAGTTCCCGAACCCGTCGCAGTACCGCGCACACCAGCGGAGCCACACCGGGGAGAAACCTTTCCACTGCGACATCTGTGGGAAAAGCTACCGTCTGAAGGAGCTGCTGCGCGACCACCGCTACACACACACCGGAGAGAAACCATACCGCTGCTCGCTATGCCCCAAGACCTTCAACCTCGCCACAAGCTTCATGAGGCACCGCAGCATCCACAGCGGCGAGACGCCGTACAGCTGCCGCGACTGTGGCAAACACTTCCGCCTGCTGACCTTTCTCAAGGCTCATCTGCAGACCAAAGCTCACCTGAAGCAGACGCAGCAGACAGCAGCGCAGGGAAACGCCCTCCCACCAGTCAGCAGCATCGAACAGGAGGCGGTCCGAGGCGGATCCATAATCGCTGCCCAGCTGGTGTCGAGTCTTTAA